A region of Fibrobacter succinogenes subsp. succinogenes S85 DNA encodes the following proteins:
- a CDS encoding O-acetylhomoserine aminocarboxypropyltransferase/cysteine synthase family protein, translating to MTTQNKLHFETLQLHVGQEQADPATDSRAVPIYQTTSYVFHSAQHASDRFHLKDAGNIYGRLTNTTQDVFEKRIAALEGGIAGLAVASGAAALTYAITALARKGDHVVAQRSIYGGTYNLLEHTLSKFGIETTFVDIHNLKEVENSIKSNTKLIFIETLGNPNSDIPDIEAISELAHKNKIPVVIDNTFGTPYLIRPLEHGADIVVHSATKFIGGHGTTLGGVIVDGGKFDWAASGKFPQFTETNPSYGVPFTAAAGAAAYIVYIRAILLRDEGAAISPFNAFLLLQGTETLSLRLDRHVENTKKVLEFLSKHPKVAKVNHPSFADHPQHALYQKYFPNGAGSIFTFDVKGGQAEAFKFIDGLKIFSLLANVADVKSLVVHPYTTTHSELTPAELAEAGISPATIRLSIGTEHYEDIINDLAQALDQI from the coding sequence ATGACGACTCAGAATAAGCTCCATTTCGAAACTCTTCAGCTCCACGTTGGTCAGGAACAGGCAGACCCGGCAACCGATTCCCGAGCAGTTCCTATATACCAGACCACCTCTTACGTGTTCCACAGCGCTCAGCACGCTTCTGACCGTTTCCATCTGAAGGATGCAGGCAACATTTACGGCCGCCTCACCAACACCACGCAGGACGTTTTTGAAAAGCGCATCGCTGCTCTCGAAGGCGGTATCGCAGGTCTCGCAGTCGCTTCCGGTGCAGCAGCTCTTACTTATGCCATCACGGCTCTCGCTCGCAAGGGTGACCACGTGGTCGCACAGCGCTCCATCTACGGCGGCACCTACAACCTCTTGGAACATACGCTTTCCAAGTTCGGCATTGAAACGACTTTCGTCGACATCCACAACCTCAAGGAAGTCGAAAACTCTATCAAGTCCAACACCAAGCTCATCTTCATTGAAACGCTCGGCAACCCGAACTCCGACATCCCGGATATCGAGGCCATCTCCGAACTCGCTCACAAGAACAAGATTCCGGTCGTGATCGACAACACCTTCGGTACTCCGTACTTGATTCGTCCGCTCGAACACGGTGCTGATATCGTCGTGCATTCTGCAACGAAGTTCATCGGCGGTCACGGTACGACTCTCGGCGGCGTGATTGTTGACGGTGGCAAGTTTGATTGGGCTGCATCTGGCAAGTTCCCGCAGTTCACCGAAACGAACCCGAGCTACGGTGTGCCTTTCACCGCAGCAGCTGGCGCAGCAGCTTACATCGTTTACATCCGCGCTATCCTTCTCCGTGACGAAGGTGCAGCAATTTCCCCGTTCAACGCATTCCTTCTCTTGCAGGGCACTGAAACGCTTTCGCTCCGTCTTGACCGTCATGTGGAAAACACCAAGAAGGTTCTCGAATTCCTCTCGAAGCACCCGAAGGTCGCTAAGGTCAACCACCCGAGCTTTGCAGATCATCCGCAGCACGCTCTCTACCAGAAGTACTTCCCGAACGGTGCAGGTTCCATCTTCACATTCGATGTGAAGGGCGGCCAGGCAGAAGCCTTCAAGTTCATCGACGGGCTCAAGATTTTCAGCTTGCTCGCTAACGTTGCCGACGTGAAGAGCCTCGTTGTTCACCCGTATACAACGACCCACTCCGAACTCACTCCGGCTGAACTTGCCGAAGCTGGTATCTCTCCTGCAACGATCCGTCTCTCTATCGGTACGGAACACTACGAAGACATCATCAACGACCTCGCACAGGCTCTTGACCAGATTTAA
- the nifH gene encoding nitrogenase iron protein — translation MSKKLRQIAIYGKGGIGKSTTTQNLTAGLVEQGKHVLVVGCDPKADSTRLLLGGLHQKTVLDTIRDNKTEIQLSDLEKVGFKGVRCVESGGPEPGVGCAGRGIITSISMLEQLGAYTEDLDYVFYDVLGDVVCGGFAMPIREGKAKEIYIVASGEMMALYAANNICKGIAKYAERGEVRLGGIICNSRNVDNELDLLRAFTKELNTQLIQYVPRNNIVQQAEIRKKTVIDFEPNCNQANVYRELAKNIDENELFTIPTPMTQDRLEQILIDYGMMEKDYSI, via the coding sequence ATGTCAAAGAAATTACGTCAAATCGCTATCTATGGTAAGGGCGGCATCGGTAAATCTACTACGACTCAGAACTTGACCGCAGGCCTTGTGGAACAGGGCAAGCACGTGCTCGTTGTCGGTTGCGACCCGAAGGCTGACTCTACTCGACTCTTGCTCGGTGGTCTCCATCAGAAGACTGTGCTCGATACCATTCGCGATAACAAGACCGAAATCCAGCTCTCTGACCTTGAAAAGGTTGGCTTCAAGGGCGTTCGCTGCGTGGAATCCGGTGGCCCGGAACCGGGCGTGGGTTGCGCTGGCCGCGGTATCATCACTTCCATCAGCATGCTTGAACAGCTCGGTGCTTACACCGAAGATCTCGACTACGTTTTCTACGACGTGCTCGGTGACGTTGTGTGCGGTGGTTTCGCCATGCCGATTCGTGAAGGCAAGGCGAAGGAAATCTACATCGTTGCTTCCGGCGAAATGATGGCCCTCTACGCTGCAAACAACATCTGTAAGGGTATTGCCAAGTACGCTGAACGCGGTGAAGTGCGACTCGGCGGTATTATCTGCAACAGCCGTAACGTCGATAACGAACTTGACTTGCTCCGTGCATTCACCAAGGAACTCAATACGCAGCTCATCCAGTACGTGCCGCGCAACAACATCGTGCAGCAGGCAGAAATCCGCAAGAAGACCGTGATTGATTTCGAACCGAACTGCAACCAAGCCAACGTCTACCGCGAACTTGCAAAGAACATCGACGAAAACGAGCTCTTTACCATCCCGACGCCGATGACGCAGGACCGATTGGAACAAATTCTCATCGACTACGGCATGATGGAAAAAGACTACTCCATTTAA
- a CDS encoding Rpn family recombination-promoting nuclease/putative transposase yields MENENKVTKRKHDAYFRWLFADTTHARCLLELAGKINHEIDAFLTQINLDTLMRIPDSYSEVDDTGEADLAFRVNVSTGAPILVGILLEHKSGRDPIIFDQISKYIHSVMKIQDKNRIFSGIPTMAIIFYNGRDNWNPLKILEKSYPDYFRGKVLPFQCTFVNMADIPDSDCLACENTATGMGIIALKHAFNKDKLLELLPQFCKFLDKMPRNEASCLLEKTSIYLMEYLGKDFLKELNMAFVSIGQKYGFVSIGDYFRQQLAEERQQMTEERLQMAEERQQITEERLQMAEERQQITEERLQMTEERQQFEEKLAKERDKLNKVEEEKINTARGLYKDNVPMEILVRRFNLTEEQIRGK; encoded by the coding sequence ATGGAAAACGAAAATAAGGTTACTAAACGAAAACACGACGCATACTTTCGCTGGCTATTTGCCGATACAACACACGCGCGCTGCTTGCTTGAACTTGCTGGGAAAATTAACCACGAGATTGACGCTTTCCTGACTCAGATCAATCTTGATACGCTCATGCGTATTCCAGATTCCTATTCAGAAGTTGATGACACTGGCGAAGCGGACCTCGCGTTCCGTGTGAACGTCTCGACGGGCGCTCCGATTCTCGTCGGAATCCTGCTGGAACACAAGTCCGGACGCGATCCCATAATCTTCGACCAAATCTCCAAATACATTCATTCCGTCATGAAAATTCAGGACAAGAACAGGATATTCAGCGGAATCCCGACAATGGCGATAATATTCTACAACGGACGTGACAACTGGAATCCTCTCAAGATTCTAGAAAAGTCCTATCCCGATTATTTTCGCGGGAAAGTGCTCCCGTTCCAGTGTACGTTCGTGAATATGGCAGATATTCCCGACAGTGATTGCCTCGCCTGCGAAAATACTGCAACCGGCATGGGGATAATCGCGCTAAAGCATGCGTTCAACAAAGACAAGCTGCTGGAACTGTTGCCTCAGTTCTGTAAATTCCTGGATAAAATGCCACGAAACGAGGCCTCTTGTCTGCTTGAAAAAACAAGTATATATTTAATGGAGTATTTAGGTAAAGACTTCCTAAAGGAGCTGAACATGGCGTTCGTAAGCATCGGACAGAAATACGGTTTCGTAAGCATAGGTGACTATTTCCGCCAGCAATTGGCAGAAGAGCGTCAGCAAATGACGGAAGAGCGACTGCAAATGGCTGAAGAACGTCAGCAGATTACAGAAGAACGCCTGCAAATGGCTGAAGAACGTCAGCAGATTACAGAAGAACGCCTGCAAATGACTGAAGAACGTCAACAATTCGAGGAAAAATTAGCCAAAGAACGTGATAAGTTGAATAAAGTCGAAGAAGAAAAGATTAATACAGCAAGAGGGCTATACAAAGACAATGTTCCTATGGAGATTCTTGTTCGACGCTTCAATCTTACAGAAGAACAAATTCGAGGGAAATAA
- the mnmA gene encoding tRNA 2-thiouridine(34) synthase MnmA — translation MSQKKRVAVGLSGGVDSALSAYLLKKQGYEVVGMTMATWDDSVKMPAVEGREGCYGPSEDKNIEEAKLVAERLGIPHYVVPVAEDYKREVLDYFRAEYRAGRTPNPCVRCNQSIKFGALQHAARKLGIDFDYFATGHYARLDFKNPDVPFLYEALDEHKDQTYFLSRLSAEQLSTVIFPLGGMQKADVKALAKEIGWDDFATKRESQDFIECGDYSVLFDESDNVPGDFIDVNGKVLGKHKGIVHYTIGQRKGLNIGGQAEPLYVVAIDAHHNQVILGPRSALSCTEVSAVDLNLMVSETSPLLKEPLTAHIRLGHKGATARITALDTAAGTISVKFDEPQFASAPGQVLVLYADKGVVASAIIGK, via the coding sequence ATGTCACAAAAAAAGCGTGTCGCTGTAGGATTGTCGGGCGGTGTGGACTCCGCCCTTTCGGCGTATTTACTGAAAAAGCAAGGTTACGAAGTTGTCGGCATGACGATGGCGACGTGGGACGACTCCGTGAAAATGCCTGCAGTCGAAGGTCGCGAAGGCTGTTACGGTCCGAGCGAAGACAAGAATATCGAAGAGGCAAAACTCGTTGCCGAACGTCTCGGGATTCCGCATTACGTTGTTCCGGTTGCCGAAGATTACAAGCGTGAAGTACTCGACTATTTCCGTGCGGAATACCGCGCAGGGCGAACGCCGAATCCATGCGTCCGTTGCAATCAGAGCATCAAGTTTGGAGCGCTACAGCATGCGGCACGCAAGCTCGGGATTGATTTCGATTACTTTGCGACGGGGCATTACGCGCGACTCGATTTCAAGAATCCTGATGTTCCGTTCTTGTACGAAGCATTGGACGAGCATAAAGACCAGACGTACTTTTTATCAAGACTCTCGGCAGAGCAACTTTCCACTGTGATTTTCCCGCTCGGCGGAATGCAGAAAGCAGACGTGAAAGCGCTCGCCAAGGAAATCGGCTGGGACGATTTTGCAACAAAGCGCGAAAGCCAGGACTTTATCGAGTGCGGCGATTACTCGGTGCTATTTGACGAGAGCGATAACGTTCCCGGAGATTTTATCGATGTGAACGGAAAAGTTCTCGGGAAGCATAAGGGCATTGTGCATTACACGATCGGGCAACGTAAGGGGCTCAACATCGGCGGGCAAGCGGAACCGCTTTACGTTGTGGCGATTGATGCACACCACAATCAGGTGATTTTAGGTCCGCGAAGCGCTTTGAGCTGTACCGAAGTTTCTGCTGTCGACTTGAACTTGATGGTTTCAGAGACTTCCCCACTTTTGAAGGAGCCGCTCACGGCACACATTCGTCTCGGACATAAAGGCGCAACAGCCAGAATTACGGCTTTGGACACTGCGGCCGGCACAATCAGCGTGAAATTTGACGAACCGCAATTCGCATCGGCACCGGGTCAAGTGCTAGTGCTCTACGCAGACAAAGGCGTGGTCGCCAGCGCGATCATCGGGAAGTAA
- a CDS encoding type II toxin-antitoxin system death-on-curing family toxin, which produces MDKNEKLEIANVISDFRTALETLDRYDHQQLEIPKAGDYAETKGAITYELAVDAIAVLKEKFRDSGIFGVEKDASFKSSLGQIYQTFDGKDLYPTVQLKAATLLYLLVKNHSFIDGNKRIAAFIFLWYMSRNEILYRVDGSKILSDGALVALTLLIAESKPEERETMVKLVVNLIL; this is translated from the coding sequence ATGGATAAAAACGAAAAACTTGAAATTGCAAACGTCATCAGCGACTTTAGAACGGCCCTCGAAACGCTGGACCGGTACGACCATCAACAACTTGAAATCCCCAAGGCAGGCGACTACGCCGAAACGAAAGGTGCCATAACATACGAACTCGCTGTGGACGCTATCGCTGTGCTCAAGGAAAAGTTCCGCGACAGCGGCATCTTCGGCGTTGAAAAAGACGCCTCTTTCAAAAGTTCTCTCGGACAAATTTACCAGACCTTCGACGGCAAGGACCTTTATCCGACCGTACAGCTGAAAGCCGCAACGCTCCTCTATCTTCTCGTCAAGAACCATTCCTTTATCGATGGCAACAAGCGCATAGCCGCATTCATTTTCTTGTGGTACATGTCCCGCAACGAAATCCTCTACCGCGTGGACGGCTCCAAAATTTTGAGCGATGGTGCTCTCGTCGCACTCACGCTGCTCATCGCCGAAAGCAAACCCGAAGAGCGCGAAACCATGGTCAAGCTCGTCGTGAACTTGATTCTGTGA
- the cysK gene encoding cysteine synthase A, translating to MSKIYASADQLIGHTPLLELSHIEKENNLQAKIVAKLEYFNPAGSVKDRIAKAMIDDAEASGKLKPGSVIIEPTSGNTGIGLASVAAARGYRIIIVMPETMSVERRQLIKAYGAEIVLTEGAKGMKGAIARATELSQEIPNSFIPGQFVNPANPAAHKATTGPEIWEDTDGKVDIFVAGVGTGGTVTGVGEYLKSQNPNVKVVAVEPESSPVLSKGTAGPHKIQGIGAGFVPDTLNTSVYDEVLPVKNEDAFAAGKAIAKAEGILVGISSGAALHAAIELAKRPENKGKTIVALLPDSGDRYLSTPLFAD from the coding sequence ATGTCAAAAATTTACGCATCTGCTGACCAACTTATCGGTCATACCCCGCTCCTCGAACTTTCCCACATCGAAAAGGAAAACAATCTCCAGGCTAAGATTGTGGCAAAGCTTGAATATTTCAACCCGGCTGGATCTGTCAAGGATCGTATTGCCAAGGCAATGATCGACGATGCCGAAGCTTCAGGCAAGCTTAAGCCGGGTTCCGTGATTATCGAACCGACTTCTGGTAACACTGGTATCGGTCTTGCTTCCGTCGCAGCGGCTCGCGGCTACCGCATCATCATCGTGATGCCGGAAACCATGAGTGTTGAACGTCGCCAGCTCATCAAGGCTTACGGTGCAGAAATTGTTCTCACTGAAGGCGCTAAGGGCATGAAGGGCGCTATCGCTCGTGCAACGGAACTCTCTCAGGAAATTCCGAACAGCTTTATCCCGGGTCAGTTCGTGAACCCGGCAAACCCAGCCGCCCACAAGGCAACGACGGGTCCGGAAATTTGGGAAGACACGGATGGCAAGGTTGACATTTTCGTCGCAGGCGTAGGTACTGGTGGAACGGTCACGGGTGTCGGTGAATACCTCAAGTCCCAAAATCCGAATGTGAAGGTTGTCGCAGTTGAACCGGAATCTTCTCCGGTGCTTTCCAAGGGCACGGCTGGTCCGCACAAGATCCAGGGTATTGGCGCAGGCTTTGTTCCGGATACTTTGAACACCTCCGTCTATGACGAAGTGCTCCCGGTCAAGAACGAAGACGCATTTGCCGCAGGGAAGGCAATTGCCAAGGCAGAAGGCATCCTCGTGGGTATCTCTTCTGGCGCTGCTTTGCATGCCGCAATCGAACTTGCAAAGCGTCCGGAAAACAAGGGCAAGACGATTGTCGCACTCCTCCCGGATAGCGGTGACCGTTACCTCTCCACTCCGCTCTTCGCTGACTAA
- a CDS encoding ATP-binding protein — MDEKKLLQVLAEQKEEITTRRDSWVPRSEEALFEMDSSLAQVVIGVRRSGKSTICHKVLQDHGINYAYANLDDDRLMSLSVEDLNTLLLCLYQLYGTDIQYILLDEIQNVDGWHLFVNRLLRQGLHVFVTGSNAKLLSSELVTHLTGRYNEIRLYPLSFAEYCAFHQVNLQDVTTKAEAARKSAFLEYLQYGGFPELQNINNKRAYIQSLFNSIILKDIAGRFKIRHAEVLRTIANHIINNSCQEVNYKSLAENFGLNSTTTAIKYVDYLKQAFLIGLLSKHSFKSKVRLRNSKAYVIDTGFIANRENALSQENLGWRLENMVYIELLRRAAKEFDDVYYYKPSSQSKEVDFVVCRQDKAKELVQVAYEIDSTKAFNRETSALVQASDVLKCNELTLVCFDESRDEIVKGKTIHIKNALEWSLGSEKV, encoded by the coding sequence ATGGACGAAAAGAAACTGTTACAGGTTCTTGCGGAACAGAAAGAAGAAATCACGACTAGGCGTGATTCTTGGGTGCCTCGTAGTGAAGAAGCCCTGTTTGAAATGGATAGTTCGCTTGCACAGGTGGTCATCGGTGTTCGCCGCAGTGGAAAATCGACGATATGCCACAAGGTGCTGCAAGATCATGGCATCAACTATGCTTATGCGAACCTAGATGACGATCGGTTGATGTCGCTTTCTGTTGAAGACTTGAACACGCTTCTGCTTTGCCTTTATCAACTCTACGGTACGGATATCCAGTACATACTCCTCGATGAAATTCAAAATGTCGATGGTTGGCATTTGTTTGTGAACCGTCTTTTGCGACAGGGATTGCACGTGTTTGTTACTGGCTCCAACGCAAAGCTGCTGAGTAGCGAACTTGTGACGCATCTGACCGGACGTTACAATGAAATTCGTCTCTATCCGCTTTCGTTTGCGGAATACTGCGCCTTTCATCAGGTGAATCTGCAAGATGTTACGACTAAGGCAGAGGCCGCTCGTAAATCGGCCTTCCTTGAATATCTGCAATATGGCGGGTTCCCGGAACTGCAAAACATTAACAACAAACGTGCTTACATACAAAGTTTATTTAACTCTATAATACTAAAGGATATCGCGGGTCGATTCAAAATTCGCCATGCCGAAGTTCTCCGTACCATCGCGAACCACATAATCAACAATTCTTGCCAAGAGGTCAATTACAAATCCCTGGCTGAGAATTTTGGACTGAACAGCACCACGACCGCCATAAAATACGTGGATTATCTTAAACAGGCTTTCTTGATTGGGCTGTTGAGCAAGCATTCGTTCAAGAGCAAAGTCCGGCTCCGTAACAGCAAGGCTTATGTGATTGATACCGGATTTATTGCCAATCGTGAAAACGCCCTCTCGCAAGAGAATCTAGGCTGGCGACTTGAAAACATGGTTTACATCGAACTGTTGCGTCGAGCCGCGAAGGAGTTCGATGACGTGTATTATTATAAGCCGTCGTCGCAATCTAAAGAAGTCGATTTCGTTGTTTGCAGACAAGATAAAGCAAAGGAACTCGTGCAAGTCGCATACGAGATTGATTCTACCAAAGCGTTTAATCGCGAAACCTCGGCCTTGGTCCAGGCTTCGGACGTGCTCAAGTGCAATGAATTGACTTTGGTTTGCTTCGACGAAAGTCGTGACGAGATTGTAAAAGGCAAGACCATCCACATAAAAAACGCACTAGAGTGGAGTCTTGGATCTGAAAAAGTGTAG
- a CDS encoding phospholipase D-like domain-containing protein: protein MSTFTKYIQNEEHYSEVISRIATVHETLWIGTADIKDVYVKQNGESIPLLGQLAGLLKRGVGVRLIHAKEPGPNFREDFDRYKILATDLERVMCPRVHFKMMIFDLETAYIGSANLTGAGIGMKSSLRRNFEAGILTNDPQIVEPAIEQFDTLWMGAHCEKCGRQEFCSDRIK, encoded by the coding sequence ATGTCCACGTTTACCAAGTACATCCAAAACGAAGAACACTATTCCGAAGTGATTTCCCGTATCGCAACAGTCCACGAAACGCTCTGGATCGGTACCGCCGACATCAAGGATGTTTATGTGAAACAGAACGGCGAATCAATCCCGCTGCTCGGACAACTCGCAGGACTCCTCAAGCGCGGCGTAGGTGTGCGGCTCATTCACGCCAAGGAACCCGGCCCGAACTTCCGCGAAGATTTCGACCGCTATAAGATTCTCGCGACCGACCTTGAACGCGTCATGTGTCCGCGAGTGCATTTCAAGATGATGATATTCGACCTTGAAACCGCCTACATCGGCTCCGCAAATTTGACCGGCGCAGGCATCGGCATGAAAAGTTCCCTCCGTCGCAACTTCGAAGCGGGAATCCTCACGAACGACCCGCAAATCGTCGAACCCGCCATCGAGCAATTCGACACGCTCTGGATGGGTGCCCACTGCGAAAAATGCGGCCGCCAGGAATTCTGCAGCGATAGAATCAAGTAA
- a CDS encoding PD-(D/E)XK nuclease family protein: MNANTEILSNLLSKIESIKRKYENVKKEKDLFNVFEVLKLENVEKKHSAFIAELLNPKGSHKQSSKYLKLFFQRLNLRYDDLCNVVCEKKVESEKYGKGFIDIFLETDKKENSVVIENKIYADDQNNQLAKYHDVYPKAQLLYLTLDGKDPSAKSLDGLPNNLYKSISYDTFILEWLNSCLDETNSKYRIYSLIDQYRELILKLTGQGMIQEEKRELVSEFTSTEDKLKLFFYMMQCQLEIKKCFADKIKEWLLQFANELNFKISNVEKLWEKYSSFDIIFNERWLLTVEFQKEYYGKFIVGLLRKNANQLDDDIIKLLLTKCSCFRVDDSNMKWRFYSDNIPLFPNESSFVDALEYNKLPDSFTTLVKELNDAIQELS; this comes from the coding sequence ATGAATGCTAATACAGAAATATTATCCAATCTGCTTTCGAAAATAGAATCAATTAAACGAAAATATGAAAATGTAAAAAAAGAAAAGGATCTATTCAATGTATTTGAAGTGCTAAAATTGGAAAATGTAGAAAAAAAACATTCTGCTTTTATTGCTGAGTTGTTGAATCCCAAAGGTTCTCATAAACAATCGTCAAAATATTTAAAATTATTTTTTCAACGATTAAATTTGAGGTATGACGATTTATGTAATGTGGTGTGCGAAAAAAAAGTTGAATCTGAAAAATATGGCAAAGGCTTTATTGACATTTTTTTAGAGACTGATAAAAAAGAAAACAGCGTTGTGATTGAAAATAAAATTTACGCAGATGATCAAAATAATCAGCTTGCAAAATATCATGATGTGTATCCTAAAGCACAATTGTTGTATTTGACTTTAGATGGAAAAGACCCGTCTGCAAAAAGCCTTGATGGTTTACCAAATAATCTGTATAAAAGTATTTCTTATGATACATTTATTTTAGAGTGGCTTAATAGTTGTTTGGATGAAACGAATTCAAAATATCGGATTTATTCACTTATTGATCAATATAGAGAATTAATATTAAAGCTTACAGGACAAGGTATGATTCAAGAAGAAAAAAGAGAATTGGTGTCTGAGTTTACAAGTACAGAAGATAAATTAAAACTTTTCTTTTATATGATGCAATGTCAGCTAGAAATAAAAAAGTGTTTTGCTGATAAAATAAAAGAATGGCTGTTGCAGTTTGCAAACGAATTGAATTTTAAAATTTCAAATGTAGAAAAACTTTGGGAAAAGTATTCTAGTTTTGATATTATTTTCAATGAACGATGGCTCTTAACAGTTGAGTTCCAAAAAGAGTATTATGGAAAATTTATAGTCGGATTGCTTAGAAAAAATGCGAATCAGTTAGATGATGATATAATAAAGCTACTTTTAACGAAATGCAGTTGTTTTCGTGTTGATGACTCAAATATGAAATGGAGATTCTACTCAGATAATATACCTTTATTTCCAAATGAGAGCTCGTTTGTAGATGCTTTGGAATACAATAAACTTCCTGATTCTTTTACGACTCTTGTAAAAGAATTGAATGATGCTATTCAAGAGCTTAGTTAG
- a CDS encoding helix-turn-helix transcriptional regulator → MTRKEVFMENPGRGERMVRIFVYLMAHYNNRYSVTDIMQHLDIPANELRSVQRDMQALTNLESRYIQRITDSGKTYYQAALERANKLVFPEFGDMVLHFVFLQRIANLYPATASLIDDLTKRITQDLPAKQQDVLKSYSKELSGRILFMGTPPNYDEDVSKHLPTILNAIRQKRKVQIKYTDNWGTPSDKPRIPLMVAISHGDIYIGCVSQHHPDKTYALKLQRIESVKLLKETFEEDPKVVESLRKRIRTGSLLLGEQNPQEEKVVIYFPKYAKNFLKERPYHRSMEMEDAPGDEIRVTMKVEVNELLKQWIMYYGNIATVEQPKKLRQMILETAKKLVEKYEK, encoded by the coding sequence ATGACAAGGAAAGAGGTTTTTATGGAAAATCCGGGTCGCGGCGAACGCATGGTGCGAATTTTTGTGTACCTGATGGCACACTATAACAATCGTTATAGCGTTACGGACATCATGCAGCATTTGGATATTCCCGCAAATGAATTGCGAAGCGTGCAGCGCGATATGCAGGCCTTGACAAATCTTGAAAGCCGTTACATCCAACGCATTACTGACAGTGGCAAGACTTATTACCAGGCGGCGCTTGAACGTGCGAACAAGCTCGTATTCCCAGAGTTTGGCGACATGGTTTTGCATTTCGTCTTTTTGCAGCGCATCGCAAACTTGTACCCGGCAACAGCTAGCCTTATCGATGACCTCACCAAGAGAATCACGCAGGATTTGCCCGCGAAGCAGCAAGATGTTTTGAAGAGCTATTCAAAAGAATTGAGCGGGCGCATTCTCTTTATGGGGACTCCGCCCAATTACGACGAAGACGTGAGCAAGCACCTGCCGACCATTCTTAACGCGATTCGTCAAAAACGGAAAGTACAGATAAAATATACAGACAATTGGGGAACGCCATCGGATAAGCCACGCATTCCGCTGATGGTCGCCATAAGTCATGGAGACATTTATATCGGTTGCGTTTCGCAGCACCACCCCGACAAAACTTACGCGTTAAAATTGCAACGCATCGAGTCGGTAAAATTGCTGAAGGAAACTTTTGAAGAAGACCCGAAGGTTGTTGAATCACTGCGCAAGCGCATCCGCACGGGATCTTTGCTTTTGGGCGAACAGAATCCGCAAGAGGAAAAGGTCGTCATTTACTTCCCGAAATACGCCAAGAACTTTTTGAAGGAACGTCCGTACCACCGCTCCATGGAAATGGAAGACGCGCCAGGCGACGAGATCCGCGTAACGATGAAGGTCGAGGTGAACGAGCTGCTCAAGCAGTGGATTATGTATTATGGGAACATCGCGACGGTTGAACAGCCGAAAAAGTTGAGGCAGATGATACTGGAAACGGCAAAAAAGCTGGTGGAAAAGTACGAAAAGTAA